A stretch of Cicer arietinum cultivar CDC Frontier isolate Library 1 chromosome 5, Cicar.CDCFrontier_v2.0, whole genome shotgun sequence DNA encodes these proteins:
- the LOC101498059 gene encoding U11/U12 small nuclear ribonucleoprotein 31 kDa protein — translation MSSKKKRKQSDSDEYDDIFFYRYCASSSNNNQAQIQAHVQAQPKSNNRESSVGGTGEPLAPSKSTLYVSNIDYSLTNSDLHTLFSTFGKIARVTVLKDRHTRLSRGVAFIQFVSRHDAQRAVTEMNKKILNGRTITASIAADNGRAPEFIRKRVYNTETALCFECGEHGHLSYECPRNQLGSRSRPQPKKPRRGLNWNKDIEEEEDEEEEGGDRFDETWASVVDDGACERLLGRNEFR, via the coding sequence atgtCGAGCAAGAAGAAACGCAAACAAAGCGATAGCGATGAATATGACGACATTTTTTTCTACCGATACTGTGCTTCATCGTCAAACAATAACCAAGCTCAGATCCAAGCCCATGTCCAAGCCCAACCCAAATCAAACAACAGAGAATCAAGCGTTGGAGGAACAGGAGAACCATTAGCACCATCAAAATCAACCTTATacgtttcaaatatagattactCGCTAACAAACTCCGACCTACACACTCTCTTTTCAACTTTCGGTAAAATCGCCCGTGTAACCGTTCTTAAAGACCGTCACACGCGCCTCAGCCGTGGTGTTGCTTTCATCCAATTCGTTTCCCGTCACGACGCCCAACGTGCTGTAACTGAAATGAACAAAAAAATCCTTAATGGACGGACAATAACCGCCTCTATTGCTGCTGACAATGGACGCGCACCAGAGTTTATTCGCAAGCGCGTGTATAACACGGAAACTGCCTTGTGCTTCGAGTGTGGGGAACATGGTCATTTATCGTATGAGTGTCCTAGGAATCAGTTGGGATCGAGGTCGCGGCCTCAGCCTAAGAAGCCGCGTCGTGGGCTCAACTGGAACAAGGACATAGAGGAGGAGGAAGATGAAGAGGAAGAGGGTGGGGATCGGTTTGATGAAACATGGGCTTCTGTGGTGGATGATGGAGCGTGTGAGAGGTTGTTGGGTAGGAATGAGTTTAGATGA
- the LOC101498396 gene encoding protein NCA1: MTPVCPFVKIPRPDDNNASKKSGENSNKHHAEHESKVKKEVNDSASVSPKCPLGYDSQTFKIGPLSCMVCQALLYETSKCVPCSHVFCKACVSRFKDCPLCGADIVKIEPDADLQGVVDRFIEGHARIKRSVNLDKGEEAAENKPVIYEDVSLERGSFLVQQAMRAFRAQNLESAKSRLNLCAEDVRNQIEKVGNTSELCSQLGAVLGMLGDCCRAMGNSSSAVTYFEESVEFLSKLPKDDLEITHTLSVSLNKIGDLKYYDGDLPAARSYYFQSLNVRREFVKNNSNVSPQVLDVAVSLAKVADVDKNLGDEKSASDGFQEAIDMLESLTLKSDASGLEQRRLSVLDFLRSQLTDKQEQAEQTI; encoded by the exons ATGACACCGGTTTGTCCCTTCGTTAAAATTCCTCGGCCGGATGATAATAATGCTTCTAAAAAATCGGGTGAAAACTCAAATAAACATCATGCAGAGCATGAAAGTAAGGTGAAGAAAGAGGTTAATGACTCAGCTAGTGTTTCACCAAAGTGTCCTTTGGGATATGACTCACAAACATTTAAGATTGGTCCTCTTAGTTGTATGGTATGCCAAGCACTTCTCTATGAAACCAGCAAATGTGTGCCTTGTTCTCATGTTTTCTGCAA AGCATGTGTATCGCGCTTTAAGGATTGTCCGTTATGTGGGGCTGATATTGTGAAGATTGAGCCTGATGCTGATCTTCAAGGTGTAGTCGATCGCTTTATTGAAGGTCATGCTAGGATCAAAAGGTCTGTTAATTTAGACAAAGGCGAAGAAGCGGCAGAGAATAAGCCTGTCATATATGAGGATGTGTCTTTGGAAAGAGGTTCTTTCTTAGTGCAACAGGCCATGAGG GCGTTCCGTGCTCAGAATCTAGAAAGTGCCAAATCAAGACTCAACCTATGTGCAGAAGACGTTCGTAATCAGATAGAAAAAGTTGGTAACACTTCAGAGTTATGTTCGCAACTTGGAGCAGTCTTGGGTATGCTTGGTGACTGCTG CCGAGCAATGGGCAACAGCAGTTCTGCAGTTACTTATTTTGAAGAAAGTGTTGAATTTCTGTCAAAGTTGCCAAAAGACGATTTGGAG ATTACACATACACTTTCCGTTTCACTTAATAAAATCGGCGATCTTAAATATTATGACGGGGACCTTCCAGCTGCAAGATCGTACTATTTTCAATCCTTAAATGTTCGCCGTGAGTTTGTCAAGAATAATTCAAATGTTTCACCTCAG GTCTTAGATGTTGCTGTTTCTCTCGCAAAAGTAGCGGATGTGGACAAAAATCTAGGTGATGAAAAGTCGGCTAGTGATGGATTTCAAGAAGCCATAGATATGCTGGAATCTCTTACATTGAAATCTGATGCCAGTGGACTTGAGCAACGG CGGCTATCAGTTCTCGACTTCCTTAGAAGCCAACTGACAGATAAACAAGAACAAGCTGAACAAACAATCTGA
- the LOC101502555 gene encoding uncharacterized protein — protein sequence MGRRRPRCLFNKIPIDLQTKIFDKLCVKDQSNAMCVSRLWHDTILSTTIPNKHPQQSLVTTSLFPTPFVNLEQLFHWCSQVMCCRVIPQNLIDSCNGLLLFCHNNGKAKNLTHGVYHYYVLNHVTKQCVAVLKPTGQITKGYSYATLVYDPAESWFFQIVRFQGCRRVNVFSSDNGVWHTIDIRLPEHINESNWIKKTVYLNRSIYRLSRSGHLVKIKVDIQENILEQVEVITLPSDCLDNCHWEISVKGEKLLFVMSRGVKFVVCELVECVTRGVTSYSWCNIHNIENENLWHLNTYGELLSFHPYHQVAFFKRKKFQFFCFQIGIDFTDVQEIPYNEILYDYLRYCRPPLLDCSAPFACCLNKEVIDCTIVSF from the coding sequence ATGGGGAGAAGAAGACCTAGGTGCTTATTCAACAAAATTCCTATAGatcttcaaacaaaaatatttgataagtTATGTGTGAAGGATCAATCAAATGCTATGTGTGTCTCACGCTTATGGCATGATACCATCCTATCCACAACAATACCTAACAAGCACCCACAACAATCATTAGTAACAACTAGCTTGTTCCCAACCCCATTTGTGAATTTAGAACAACTATTTCATTGGTGTTCACAAGTCATGTGTTGCAGGGTCATACCCCAAAATCTTATTGACTCATGCAATGGACTACTCTTATTTTGTCACAACAATGGTAAGGCTAAGAACCTCACACATGGTGTCTATCACTATTATGTCTTGAATCATGTTACAAAACAATGTGTGGCTGTTTTGAAGCCTACAGGACAAATCACTAAAGGTTATTCTTATGCTACCCTAGTATATGATCCTGCAGAGTCTTGGTTTTTCCAGATCGTGCGTTTCCAGGGTTGTCGTCGTGTCAATGTTTTCTCTTCTGATAATGGTGTTTGGCATACCATTGATATTCGTTTGCCGGAACATATTAACGAGTCTAATTGGATTAAAAAAACTGTTTACTTAAATAGATCAATTTATCGGCTTTCTCGTTCAGGACatttagtaaaaattaaagttgataTCCAGGAGAATATTTTGGAACAAGTTGAGGTAATAACACTCCCTTCTGATTGTCTTGATAATTGCCATTGGGAAATAAGTGTTAAAGGTGAAAAGCTTCTTTTTGTCATGTCTAGAGGTGTGAAATTTGTGGTTTGTGAACTTGTTGAATGTGTTACTAGGGGCGTTACCTCTTACTCATGGTGCAATATTCATaacattgaaaatgaaaatttgtgGCATCTTAATACCTATGGAGAACTCTTGTCCTTTCACCCTTACCATCAAGTAGCTTTTTTCAAGcgtaaaaaatttcaatttttttgctTTCAAATTGGTATTGACTTTACAGATGTTCAGGAGATTCCATATAACGAAATTTTGTATGACTATTTAAGATATTGTCGACCCCCTTTGCTGGATTGCTCTGCCCCTTTTGCATGCTGCTTAAATAAAGAGGTAATTGATTGCACTATTGTTTCTTTTTGA